The Apostichopus japonicus isolate 1M-3 chromosome 20, ASM3797524v1, whole genome shotgun sequence genome contains a region encoding:
- the LOC139961760 gene encoding uncharacterized protein produces the protein MRVRYLLHSVSIGMASLFLFWITFESSTRRSYDKQLFKNPNFKKSLQAEYHFPSLVHEQYNSSLYNVQYTSSGVILRVRHMTKSTNTLSDWTASGQGLHYASVGQRAYFSVNVTSKSLRAFNLRNYISVLAVGLNYIFVANPFNESRTENGLKVDYSYVPTIPGMYDLYVEEMFATGQRQISSSPFRLRVEGGAIKPGRKRAESDSKPSCQMIPQRNYSWLDGDWITRAFAGNVRGTLRSGWVFQPKLCSFDIFTREDLAVVAGSGSRTTIAVFGTSTERGIFLSMLDLALGSEGKVHLKESDVGKCWGFAQVSLGNLTFIYQDLRLFSVAHSKKKELTCHDEKLAGVDTFKLYADSVKFIRHFFLREPSLLPNVILIVVRNEKQLRLLVKEIPGEWNGTIYVVNNFRSKFGEFYTIQGQEDNKQEMNGLTLVDPRVQIFDGFMLGAGMRHATESSPVIMRSNHFHRWCNELNGEMAVCGNPTEMAAQMLLGKAVAPNGKQKWKSSLGKQEFESYSNRRSNSQEIKVCYDCPASLLPFHVKVVPELNCYKTEKGFKPRNESDVHVWDGSLCPEECMNTKPIDQLYTESGPVYVRTCTMPNYEHIQ, from the coding sequence ATCCCAATTTCAAGAAAAGTTTACAAGCCGAGTACCACTTTCCATCGTTAGTTCATGAGCAGTATAATTCTTCTCTCTACAACGTGCAGTACACATCTTCTGGCGTAATATTACGAGTACGACACATGACTAAGTCTACCAACACCTTGAGCGACTGGACCGCCTCCGGACAAGGGTTACATTACGCAAGCGTTGGTCAGCGTGCGTATTTTTCGGTCAACGTTACTAGCAAATCACTCCGGGCTTTCAATCTACGTAACTACATTAGTGTGCTGGCTGTTGGACTGAATTATATTTTTGTAGCAAATCCGTTCAACGAATCACGCACTGAGAATGGCTTGAAAGTTGATTATTCATACGTACCGACCATACCTGGTATGTATGATTTGTACGTGGAGGAAATGTTTGCAACGGGACAGAGACAAATTTCAAGTAGTCCCTTTCGACTAAGAGTGGAGGGAGGGGCAATTAAACCTGGAAGGAAAAGAGCTGAATCGGATTCTAAACCATCATGCCAAATGATACCGCAAAGGAATTACTCTTGGCTTGATGGAGATTGGATTACTCGAGCGTTCGCAGGAAATGTGCGTGGAACTTTACGAAGCGGTTGGGTGTTTCAGCCAAAACTTTGCAGCTTTGATATTTTTACAAGAGAAGATTTAGCTGTCGTCGCCGGTTCTGGTTCTCGAACAACTATCGCAGTCTTTGGTACTTCCACGGAGAGGGGCATCTTTCTCTCCATGCTTGATCTGGCTCTAGGTAGTGAGGGTAAAGTTCATTTGAAAGAATCCGACGTGGGGAAATGTTGGGGATTCGCCCAGGTCAGTTTGGGGAATCTTACCTTCATTTATCAGGATTTACGACTATTCAGTGTTGCACACTCCAAGAAAAAGGAACTGACATGCCATGATGAGAAGCTGGCAGGCGTCGACACATTCAAGTTGTATGCTGATTCTGTCAAATTTATCAGGCATTTCTTTCTAAGAGAACCCAGTCTTTTACCAAATGTCATTCTCATCGTCGTGCGTAATGAGAAGCAGCTAAGATTATTGGTAAAAGAAATACCGGGTGAATGGAATGGGACGATATACGTGGTGAACAATTTTAGATCTAAATTTGGCGAGTTCTACACAATCCAAGGACAGgaggacaataaacaagaaatgAATGGATTGACATTGGTAGACCCCCGTGTTCAGATATTTGACGGGTTTATGTTGGGGGCAGGCATGAGACACGCTACAGAATCTTCACCAGTGATTATGAGATCGAATCATTTTCATCGATGGTGCAATGAACTCAATGGCGAGATGGCAGTCTGTGGTAATCCCACCGAAATGGCCGCTCAGATGCTTCTTGGTAAAGCTGTAGCACCGAACGGAAAGCAGAAGTGGAAAAGTTCATTGGGCAAACAGGAATTCGAATCTTATAGTAATCGTCGATCGAATTCTCAAGAAATAAAAGTCTGTTATGACTGTCCGGCATCGTTGCTTCCCTTCCACGTGAAAGTAGTACCCGAACTGAATTGTTACAAAACCGAGAAAGGGTTTAAACCGAGAAACGAAAGCGACGTACATGTATGGGATGGGAGTCTGTGTCCTGAGGAATGCATGAATACTAAACCAATTGACCAACTTTACACAGAGTCTGGGCCCGTCTACGTAAGGACGTGTACCATGCCAAACTATGAACATATACAGTAA